The Prochlorococcus sp. MIT 1300 genome has a window encoding:
- the acpP gene encoding acyl carrier protein: protein MSQEAILEKVRSIVAEQLSVDAGEVKPESNFQNDLGADSLDTVELVMALEEAFDIEIPDEAAEGIATVGDAVKYIEDKQA from the coding sequence ATGTCCCAAGAAGCAATTCTCGAGAAAGTCCGCTCCATCGTTGCTGAACAACTCAGTGTCGATGCTGGCGAAGTCAAGCCTGAATCAAATTTTCAAAACGACCTAGGAGCAGACTCGCTTGACACTGTCGAGCTAGTCATGGCACTAGAAGAAGCCTTCGACATCGAAATCCCTGACGAAGCAGCTGAGGGCATTGCCACAGTTGGCGACGCCGTCAAATACATCGAAGACAAGCAAGCTTGA
- the psaC gene encoding photosystem I iron-sulfur center protein PsaC has product MSHAVKIYDTCIGCTQCVRACPLDVLEMVPWDGCKAAQIASSPRTEDCVGCKRCETACPTDFLSIRVYLGDETTRSMGLAY; this is encoded by the coding sequence ATGTCCCACGCTGTCAAGATCTACGACACTTGCATTGGCTGCACACAGTGCGTCAGGGCATGTCCCCTCGACGTCCTTGAGATGGTCCCATGGGATGGCTGCAAGGCAGCTCAGATCGCCTCATCCCCTCGCACAGAGGACTGTGTGGGTTGTAAGCGGTGTGAGACTGCATGCCCAACTGATTTCCTTAGTATCCGTGTATACCTGGGTGATGAAACCACCCGAAGCATGGGTCTCGCATACTGA
- the glmS gene encoding glutamine--fructose-6-phosphate transaminase (isomerizing), whose protein sequence is MCGIVAVIGSREASPLLLAGLRQLEYRGYDSAGLATIEASPEGQSGQLTCLRAKGKLFNLSNKVGQLGALGQLGIGHTRWATHGKPDEINAHPHCDTSRQIAVVQNGIIENHRALREDLESEGVKFLSETDTEVIPHLISRELGNLSNRAEIPTSKLLLHAVQRITALLKGAFALAVVWTESPDALVVARRQAPLVIGLGEGEFLCASDTPALAGFTRTILPLEDGEVALLTPLGIELYDAQGAREQRNPSLLSGVDHVADKSHFRHFMLKEIHEQPETAELWINRHLPSGLPLDAPVALPFDDSFYKDVERIQILACGTSRHAAMVGAYLLEQFAGLSTTVFYASEFRYSAPPLSANTLTIGVTQSGETADTLAALAMEAERRKSQANPAYISRQLGITNRPESSLARQVTNILDIGAGIEVGVAATKTFLAQLLAFYGLALNFAARRNSRSPDEIDNVVQEIRSLPALLKNLVDQHDKLCEELAPRFADTQDVIFLGRGINYPIALEGALKLKEISYIHAEGYPAGEMKHGPIALLDPRVPVISIAMPGVVFEKVISNAQEAKARDAQLIGVAPIGPETQLFDHLLTVPEVSEWISPLVSVIPMQLLSYHIAAHRGLDVDQPRNLAKSVTVE, encoded by the coding sequence ATGTGCGGAATCGTTGCAGTAATTGGTTCAAGAGAGGCTTCCCCCCTCTTACTTGCTGGCTTAAGGCAGCTCGAATACCGAGGCTATGACTCGGCTGGGCTGGCTACCATTGAGGCTTCCCCTGAAGGGCAGAGTGGGCAATTAACATGCCTGCGCGCTAAAGGTAAGTTGTTCAATCTTTCCAATAAGGTTGGACAACTTGGTGCTCTTGGACAGTTAGGGATTGGACACACACGATGGGCAACACATGGGAAACCAGATGAGATCAATGCTCATCCACATTGCGATACTTCCAGGCAGATAGCTGTTGTTCAGAATGGAATAATTGAGAATCACAGGGCGTTGAGAGAAGACCTTGAGAGTGAAGGCGTTAAATTTCTTTCGGAAACTGATACAGAAGTAATACCCCATTTGATCTCCCGCGAGCTCGGGAATCTCTCAAATCGAGCGGAAATCCCGACCTCAAAATTGCTCTTGCATGCTGTGCAAAGGATCACTGCCTTATTGAAGGGAGCCTTTGCTTTGGCGGTCGTATGGACTGAGAGCCCTGATGCACTGGTTGTTGCCAGGAGGCAGGCACCCTTGGTGATTGGTCTGGGTGAAGGGGAATTTTTGTGCGCAAGTGATACGCCAGCATTGGCAGGCTTCACCAGAACTATTTTGCCGTTGGAAGATGGGGAGGTTGCATTGCTTACTCCACTTGGTATTGAGCTTTACGACGCGCAGGGGGCAAGAGAACAGAGAAATCCATCACTTTTGAGTGGGGTTGATCATGTTGCAGATAAAAGTCATTTCAGGCATTTCATGCTTAAAGAGATTCATGAGCAACCTGAAACGGCTGAACTTTGGATTAACCGTCACCTTCCTTCTGGTTTGCCTTTAGATGCGCCAGTTGCGTTGCCTTTTGATGATTCTTTTTATAAAGATGTTGAACGCATTCAAATCCTTGCTTGTGGCACAAGTCGTCATGCGGCCATGGTTGGTGCTTATTTGTTAGAGCAATTTGCAGGACTTTCTACCACTGTTTTTTATGCCAGTGAATTTCGTTACTCTGCCCCACCATTATCCGCGAATACTCTCACTATTGGTGTTACCCAATCGGGAGAGACGGCTGATACTCTTGCCGCTCTTGCAATGGAGGCTGAGAGACGCAAATCTCAAGCCAACCCTGCATATATCTCTAGGCAATTGGGGATAACTAATAGGCCCGAAAGCTCTCTTGCTCGTCAGGTTACAAATATTCTTGATATAGGAGCAGGCATAGAAGTTGGAGTCGCCGCTACTAAGACATTTTTAGCTCAATTGCTTGCTTTCTATGGGCTTGCCTTAAATTTTGCTGCTCGAAGAAATAGCCGGTCACCTGATGAGATTGATAATGTAGTACAAGAAATCAGATCTCTTCCTGCTCTACTTAAGAATTTAGTTGATCAACATGACAAACTTTGTGAAGAATTAGCACCTCGCTTTGCGGATACACAGGACGTGATTTTTTTGGGCCGTGGTATTAATTACCCTATTGCACTTGAAGGAGCATTAAAGCTTAAGGAAATTAGCTATATCCATGCAGAAGGATATCCTGCTGGGGAAATGAAGCATGGACCAATTGCACTTCTTGATCCAAGAGTTCCAGTCATATCTATTGCAATGCCAGGGGTCGTTTTTGAGAAAGTTATTAGCAATGCACAAGAAGCGAAGGCTCGAGATGCTCAATTAATTGGGGTTGCGCCTATTGGGCCTGAAACCCAACTATTTGATCACTTGCTCACTGTCCCTGAGGTCAGTGAATGGATAAGTCCATTGGTTTCTGTAATTCCTATGCAATTGCTTAGTTATCATATTGCTGCCCATAGAGGTCTTGATGTTGATCAGCCTAGAAACTTGGCTAAGAGCGTAACTGTTGAGTAA
- a CDS encoding mannose-1-phosphate guanylyltransferase/mannose-6-phosphate isomerase, whose protein sequence is MAFTPLVPVILCGGTGTRLWPLSRASYPKQYWPLGADNDKTLLQQTHQRLEGLRGLSDPLLICHEDHRFIVAEQMRQIGIEPNAILLEPIGRNTAPAVTVAALQATERGEDPLLLVLAADHLIKDSKEFLRVIEAGRVPAEAGRLVTFGIVPTAPETGYGYIEASKELANTEGNGVPIARFVEKPDLASAKKFVADKRFTWNSGIFLFKASAMLSELERLAPEIVSSCRAALEQDVPDLDFLRLEREAFAKCPNVAIDIAVMEKTSLGTVLPLNAGWSDVGSWTALWETAEQDLNGNVLRGRVISKENKNCYLRSEHRLVVGLGVKDLVVIETDDAVLVADRKQSQNIKSIVKQLELNGSPEAKAHRKIYRPWGNYTGVVEGNRWQVKRILVKPGASLSLQMHHHRAEHWVVVKGTALVEKDGDKHLVGENESTYIPLGCKHRLSNPGRMPVELIEVQSGAYLGEDDIVRFEDRYGRINQMITK, encoded by the coding sequence GTGGCATTTACTCCTCTAGTTCCTGTAATTCTCTGCGGAGGTACTGGTACACGCCTGTGGCCTTTATCTCGAGCAAGTTACCCGAAGCAATATTGGCCGTTAGGAGCAGATAATGACAAAACACTATTGCAACAGACTCATCAACGGCTGGAGGGGCTCCGAGGTCTATCTGACCCTTTACTTATATGCCACGAAGATCATCGCTTCATAGTCGCAGAACAAATGCGACAAATTGGCATAGAACCAAATGCAATACTGCTCGAACCCATAGGAAGAAATACTGCCCCTGCAGTTACAGTCGCTGCCCTTCAAGCTACTGAAAGAGGCGAAGATCCTTTGCTGCTAGTACTAGCAGCAGACCATTTAATCAAAGATTCAAAGGAATTTCTTCGAGTAATCGAAGCAGGACGAGTACCGGCTGAAGCCGGAAGACTAGTCACCTTTGGGATAGTTCCCACTGCCCCAGAAACTGGTTACGGATACATCGAAGCATCAAAAGAGCTCGCCAATACCGAGGGCAATGGCGTTCCCATAGCAAGATTCGTAGAAAAACCTGATCTAGCCTCAGCTAAAAAGTTTGTTGCAGATAAACGTTTCACATGGAACAGCGGAATATTTCTCTTCAAAGCAAGTGCCATGCTCAGCGAACTAGAAAGGCTTGCGCCAGAAATAGTTAGCTCTTGTAGAGCAGCACTAGAACAAGATGTCCCAGATCTTGATTTCCTAAGACTCGAAAGAGAAGCATTCGCAAAATGTCCCAATGTTGCAATCGATATAGCAGTAATGGAAAAAACATCTTTAGGAACAGTCTTACCACTTAATGCAGGCTGGAGTGATGTAGGTAGTTGGACAGCACTCTGGGAAACAGCAGAACAAGATCTCAATGGCAATGTCCTCAGAGGTCGAGTTATCTCTAAAGAAAATAAAAATTGCTATCTACGCAGTGAACATCGACTTGTAGTTGGACTAGGCGTAAAAGATTTAGTAGTAATTGAAACTGACGATGCAGTTTTAGTTGCCGATAGAAAACAATCTCAAAATATAAAAAGCATCGTCAAACAACTTGAACTCAATGGGAGTCCTGAAGCAAAAGCACATAGAAAAATATATCGTCCCTGGGGAAATTACACTGGAGTAGTAGAAGGAAACCGTTGGCAAGTTAAACGTATTCTCGTAAAGCCTGGCGCAAGCCTTTCTCTACAGATGCATCACCATAGAGCTGAGCACTGGGTTGTAGTTAAAGGAACTGCATTAGTAGAGAAAGATGGTGATAAACACTTAGTGGGTGAAAACGAAAGCACATACATCCCTTTGGGGTGTAAACACAGACTTAGCAATCCCGGGAGAATGCCCGTTGAGTTAATAGAAGTACAAAGCGGCGCTTATCTAGGGGAAGACGATATAGTCAGATTTGAAGATCGTTATGGACGTATTAATCAAATGATTACCAAGTAA
- the rimM gene encoding ribosome maturation factor RimM (Essential for efficient processing of 16S rRNA), which translates to MTPNEPWLTIGKLVAPQGLKGEIRIHPSSDFPERFTEPGKRWLQLRNEEPKEIELTAGRKLPGKSLYIVSFGGISNRSKAEELIGSSLLVPSTSRPKLAKGEFHLLDLVGLEARLNNPAGPAIGEVINLTFAGNDLIEIRLFEGRNVLIPFVNEIVPTVDLEGGWLLITPPPGLLEL; encoded by the coding sequence ATGACTCCAAATGAACCCTGGCTCACTATCGGCAAATTAGTCGCTCCTCAGGGACTTAAAGGTGAAATACGCATTCACCCAAGTAGTGACTTCCCAGAACGCTTTACAGAACCTGGGAAAAGATGGTTGCAATTAAGAAACGAGGAACCCAAAGAGATTGAATTGACTGCAGGAAGAAAGTTGCCTGGAAAATCCCTTTATATAGTCAGTTTTGGTGGAATAAGTAACCGAAGCAAAGCCGAAGAACTAATTGGATCAAGTTTGCTAGTGCCATCTACTAGCCGGCCCAAACTTGCCAAAGGAGAATTTCACCTTCTAGATCTTGTTGGCCTCGAAGCCAGATTGAATAATCCAGCAGGGCCTGCAATAGGAGAGGTAATCAACCTGACATTTGCAGGGAATGACTTGATTGAGATCAGACTTTTTGAAGGTAGAAATGTTCTCATACCATTTGTCAATGAAATTGTGCCGACAGTTGATCTGGAAGGTGGTTGGTTGCTTATAACCCCTCCTCCTGGTCTGCTAGAGCTATAA
- a CDS encoding NAD(P)H dehydrogenase subunit NdhS, protein MASEFGPILPGSTVIVKDMNSIYLGYKGFVQRISGDMAAVLFEGGNWDKLVTIPIKDLALE, encoded by the coding sequence ATGGCTTCTGAATTTGGACCAATTTTGCCTGGCTCTACTGTGATCGTTAAAGACATGAACTCGATCTATCTGGGTTACAAGGGTTTTGTGCAAAGGATCAGTGGTGACATGGCAGCGGTGCTTTTTGAGGGGGGAAATTGGGACAAGTTGGTCACTATTCCAATCAAGGATTTGGCTTTGGAATGA
- the rnc gene encoding ribonuclease III has protein sequence MPKKTKRKIDPERISKLQAFLVVSLGIDPNQIELSIQTNNKGLEFVDEALTHTSAQAGKNHERLEFLGDAVLRLAASEFIDRNYPNMEVGERSALRAQIVSDRWLAEIGSRIGIKDVLILGPKAARDISARSTIEAEATEALIGAIYQWFQCMEPVHKWLVPFWKESAKLVLADPHRQNSKSALQEWTQARGLQKPVYSSEEKTKGHGDQYRFFSQVSLDEKILGEGWGGSRRDAEKDAAKQALGNLLESA, from the coding sequence ATGCCAAAAAAAACGAAAAGGAAAATTGATCCTGAAAGAATCTCTAAGCTGCAAGCTTTTCTTGTAGTAAGCCTTGGTATTGATCCAAATCAAATCGAATTAAGCATTCAGACAAATAACAAAGGCCTTGAATTTGTTGATGAAGCACTTACCCATACCTCTGCACAAGCAGGGAAAAACCACGAGCGTCTTGAATTTCTAGGGGATGCAGTTCTAAGGCTTGCCGCCTCAGAATTCATTGATCGGAACTATCCGAACATGGAAGTCGGGGAACGCTCAGCATTACGAGCCCAAATTGTTTCTGATCGCTGGCTTGCTGAAATAGGAAGCAGAATTGGAATAAAAGATGTTTTGATTTTGGGCCCCAAGGCTGCTCGGGATATTTCTGCACGGTCAACAATAGAAGCTGAAGCTACAGAGGCCCTAATTGGAGCGATCTATCAATGGTTTCAATGTATGGAGCCAGTGCACAAATGGCTTGTTCCATTTTGGAAAGAATCGGCCAAATTAGTCCTGGCTGATCCACATCGACAAAACAGCAAGTCTGCACTTCAAGAATGGACCCAAGCCAGGGGGCTTCAAAAGCCTGTTTACTCAAGCGAAGAAAAAACTAAAGGTCATGGGGATCAATATCGATTCTTTAGTCAGGTTTCACTTGACGAAAAAATTCTAGGAGAAGGTTGGGGTGGATCTAGGCGAGATGCCGAAAAAGATGCCGCCAAACAAGCCTTAGGAAATCTTCTTGAATCTGCCTAA
- a CDS encoding glycogen/starch/alpha-glucan phosphorylase, whose product MSSSKPLDLRLPTPGCYADPERAGIDADAVFDGMTEHLFFTLGKLAPTASLHDLYMALSYAVRDRLMTRYLASMEAIRAQPQKTVAYLSAEFLIGPQLNNNLLNLGIQKEAEEALRRFGIESLAETLEVEEEPGLGNGGLGRLAACYMESLATLQVPAVGYGIRYEFGIFNQIIRNGWQVEVTDKWLKGGWPWELPQPDEACFVGFGGRTESYIDDKGNYRSRWIPNENAIGVPHDVPLLGYRVNSCNRLRLWRADATESFDFYAFNIGDYYGAVEEKVGSETLSKVLYPNDGTDEGRRLRLKQQHFFVSCSLQDMLRSLENRKISIKDFPKHWTVQLNDTHPAIAVAELMRLLIDDRYLDWETAWEITTQSVAYTNHTLLPEALEKWDLGLFKSLLPRHLEIIYEINRRFLQQVRLRYPGNDNILRKVSIIDEEGGKAIRMAHLATIGAHHINGVAALHSDLIKRQLLPEFTKIWPEKFTNVTNGVTPRRWVALANPKLADLLDKEIGPSWITNMELLKNLESRENDSNFLEEFGNTKLSGKIKLASYIHRQSGVLVDPSSMFDVQVKRIHQYKRQHLNALQVITQYLRIKNGQDQSLAPRTVIFGGKAAPGYFMAKLIIRFINGIAETVNADPDMDGRLKVIFLADYNVKLGEQVYPATDLSEQISTAGKEASGTGNMKFAMNGALTIGTLDGANVEIREKVGEQNFFLFGKTESEIMDLQNANYMPQSYIEELPELEEALHLIDLGHFSNGDTELFKPLTNNLRTRDPFFVMADFADYLRAQDSVNRAWIDKKEWNRMSLINCARSGFFSSDRSIMEYCNSIWNVEPLPVEITCDVN is encoded by the coding sequence ATGAGCAGTTCCAAGCCCCTAGACCTGAGACTGCCAACCCCAGGCTGTTATGCAGATCCAGAAAGGGCAGGTATAGATGCTGATGCTGTTTTTGATGGGATGACAGAGCATCTCTTCTTCACTCTGGGCAAGCTTGCACCTACAGCCAGTCTTCACGACCTCTATATGGCTCTTAGTTATGCCGTTAGAGACAGGCTGATGACAAGGTACCTTGCAAGCATGGAGGCAATTCGTGCACAGCCTCAAAAAACAGTTGCTTATCTCTCTGCGGAGTTCTTAATTGGCCCTCAACTCAACAATAATCTGCTCAATCTAGGAATACAAAAAGAAGCCGAAGAAGCTCTTCGCCGCTTTGGAATCGAATCGCTGGCTGAAACCCTTGAAGTTGAAGAGGAACCTGGATTAGGTAATGGCGGACTAGGAAGACTAGCTGCTTGCTACATGGAATCTCTTGCAACACTGCAAGTCCCCGCAGTCGGATATGGAATCCGCTATGAATTTGGAATCTTTAATCAAATTATTCGGAATGGTTGGCAAGTAGAAGTCACTGACAAATGGCTAAAAGGTGGCTGGCCATGGGAACTTCCGCAACCAGACGAAGCATGCTTCGTAGGGTTTGGAGGTCGCACAGAAAGTTATATAGACGACAAAGGCAACTATCGTTCGCGCTGGATACCTAATGAGAATGCGATAGGTGTACCACATGATGTCCCATTATTGGGCTATAGAGTCAATAGCTGCAACCGATTAAGACTTTGGAGGGCGGATGCTACTGAAAGTTTTGACTTTTATGCATTCAATATTGGTGACTATTACGGCGCTGTAGAAGAAAAAGTTGGCTCTGAAACCTTATCTAAGGTTCTTTATCCAAACGATGGAACAGATGAAGGGCGACGTTTACGACTGAAGCAACAACACTTTTTTGTGAGCTGTTCTTTACAAGACATGTTGCGAAGTCTTGAAAATCGGAAGATTTCTATCAAAGATTTTCCTAAGCATTGGACAGTTCAATTAAATGACACTCATCCAGCCATTGCAGTCGCAGAATTAATGAGACTGCTAATAGATGATCGATATCTTGATTGGGAAACAGCCTGGGAAATTACTACTCAGTCAGTTGCTTATACAAATCACACTCTTTTACCAGAAGCACTAGAGAAATGGGACCTTGGACTTTTTAAAAGTCTGTTACCACGTCATCTTGAGATTATATATGAAATAAACCGCAGATTTCTTCAACAAGTGCGTCTACGCTATCCAGGTAACGACAATATTCTTAGGAAAGTATCAATCATAGATGAAGAAGGAGGCAAAGCAATTAGAATGGCTCACTTGGCAACTATTGGTGCCCATCATATAAATGGAGTAGCAGCTCTACACTCTGACTTAATTAAACGCCAACTATTACCTGAATTCACAAAAATTTGGCCCGAAAAATTCACAAATGTAACCAATGGTGTAACTCCTCGAAGATGGGTTGCACTAGCGAATCCAAAGCTGGCTGATCTACTCGATAAAGAAATAGGTCCTAGCTGGATAACCAATATGGAGCTGCTGAAAAACTTAGAGAGTCGAGAAAATGACTCTAACTTTCTTGAAGAGTTTGGAAACACAAAATTATCTGGCAAAATAAAATTAGCTTCTTATATACATAGACAAAGTGGTGTTTTAGTCGACCCTAGTAGTATGTTTGATGTACAAGTTAAGAGAATCCATCAGTACAAGCGTCAACATCTAAATGCTTTGCAAGTAATTACCCAATACCTACGCATAAAAAATGGTCAGGATCAGAGCTTAGCTCCTCGCACTGTCATTTTTGGCGGCAAAGCAGCACCAGGTTATTTTATGGCAAAGCTAATTATTAGATTCATAAACGGGATTGCTGAAACTGTCAATGCAGATCCCGATATGGATGGGCGACTTAAAGTTATTTTTCTTGCTGACTACAACGTAAAATTAGGGGAGCAGGTTTATCCTGCGACTGACTTATCTGAACAAATTTCAACTGCAGGTAAGGAAGCCTCTGGGACAGGAAATATGAAATTTGCAATGAATGGAGCCCTAACAATTGGAACCCTTGATGGGGCTAATGTAGAAATACGTGAAAAGGTTGGAGAACAAAACTTCTTTTTATTTGGAAAAACAGAATCAGAAATAATGGATCTACAAAATGCCAATTATATGCCCCAATCATACATAGAAGAATTACCCGAGCTTGAAGAAGCCCTTCACCTCATTGATCTAGGCCACTTTAGCAATGGCGACACAGAGCTTTTTAAGCCATTAACTAATAATTTAAGAACAAGAGATCCATTTTTTGTAATGGCAGATTTTGCAGACTACCTAAGAGCCCAAGATTCTGTAAACCGAGCCTGGATTGATAAAAAAGAATGGAATCGCATGTCATTGATTAACTGTGCAAGATCAGGCTTCTTTTCATCAGATAGATCAATAATGGAATATTGCAATTCAATCTGGAATGTTGAGCCACTTCCTGTTGAAATAACCTGTGATGTAAACTAA
- a CDS encoding cation:proton antiporter: MLLPQILSVLSTHDVEVAETLIGVINFLLIFLAARTLAEVLVRLHLPTIVGELLAGVIIGASGFHLLMPPTTSAQLNDGFIHLISALASVPPEAVPDLYFETFPSLQAVATLGLYALLFLTGLESELEELVAVGAQAFTVALAGVILPFAFGTFGLMFLFNVDLIPAIFAGASMTATSIGITASVFGELGYLKTREGQIVIGAAVLDDILGIVILAVVVALATGGSLEIAPIVKLVLAATVFVVGAIALSRTAAPAFDWLLERLKAPGAVVVASFVILVLSCFVATAIGLEAALGAFAAGLILSSSKNNHAIQQSVLPLVSLFATIFFVIVGAGMDLSVINPLDPSSRSALVVAGFLLVVAIIGKIAAGWSFLIDKPTNRLVVGLGMMPRGEVGLIFLGLGTSAGLLTPSLEAAILLMVIGTTFLAPVLLRLVLKDKTPSGGNTIPDEVAANPVGLL, from the coding sequence ATGTTGCTTCCTCAAATTCTGTCCGTGCTGAGCACTCATGATGTTGAAGTGGCAGAAACCCTTATTGGCGTAATCAATTTCCTTTTAATTTTCCTTGCCGCAAGAACGCTTGCAGAGGTTTTGGTTCGCCTTCATTTGCCCACAATCGTAGGGGAATTGCTGGCAGGAGTAATTATCGGTGCTTCTGGGTTTCATTTGTTGATGCCCCCAACTACTAGTGCCCAGTTAAATGACGGCTTTATCCATTTGATTAGTGCATTAGCTTCTGTGCCCCCTGAAGCCGTACCAGATCTTTATTTTGAGACTTTCCCCTCACTTCAGGCAGTAGCCACTCTTGGTTTGTATGCATTGCTTTTCTTGACTGGCTTAGAAAGTGAACTAGAGGAACTAGTGGCAGTTGGCGCACAGGCTTTTACTGTGGCCCTTGCAGGTGTCATTTTGCCTTTCGCGTTTGGAACCTTTGGCTTAATGTTCCTCTTCAATGTTGATTTGATTCCTGCAATTTTTGCTGGTGCTTCTATGACAGCTACCAGTATTGGAATAACGGCAAGTGTCTTTGGTGAACTTGGTTATTTGAAAACTCGAGAAGGACAAATTGTTATCGGGGCAGCAGTTTTGGATGACATTCTTGGGATCGTGATTTTGGCTGTTGTTGTTGCACTTGCTACTGGAGGCTCCTTAGAGATTGCTCCAATTGTCAAACTTGTTCTTGCAGCGACAGTTTTTGTTGTTGGAGCTATAGCCCTTAGTAGAACTGCTGCACCTGCTTTTGATTGGTTATTAGAGAGACTTAAGGCTCCTGGGGCAGTGGTGGTAGCTTCTTTCGTGATACTTGTATTGAGTTGTTTTGTAGCTACCGCAATTGGGTTGGAAGCTGCTTTGGGAGCATTTGCAGCTGGTTTGATTCTTAGTAGCTCAAAAAATAATCATGCAATTCAACAATCTGTCCTGCCTCTTGTTTCTCTGTTCGCAACAATCTTCTTCGTAATTGTTGGAGCAGGCATGGACCTTTCGGTAATTAATCCTTTAGATCCATCTAGTCGATCAGCACTTGTTGTGGCTGGTTTCCTTTTAGTGGTGGCAATTATTGGAAAGATTGCCGCAGGCTGGTCATTCTTGATCGATAAGCCAACTAACCGTTTGGTGGTTGGACTTGGAATGATGCCTAGGGGTGAGGTAGGTCTCATTTTCCTTGGATTGGGAACCAGTGCAGGACTTCTTACTCCCTCACTTGAGGCTGCAATTTTGTTAATGGTTATTGGTACAACCTTTTTGGCCCCTGTTCTCCTAAGGCTTGTGCTTAAGGATAAAACACCTAGTGGGGGTAATACCATCCCTGATGAAGTTGCTGCAAACCCCGTTGGGCTTCTTTAA
- a CDS encoding alpha/beta fold hydrolase: protein MSAQVAASNSPWSYRGHEVHCLSSSPIAHGTEVAQACGPALLLVHGFGASTQHWRHNIPVLSQTHEVHALDLLGFGRSAKPSELDYGGSLWREQVVAYVKEVIRRPTVIVGNSLGGYAALAAGADLGVDAAGVVLLNAAGYFSDEKKPPKTLFSKARQFLGTGLLKDPLVQRLIFENLRKPSTIRRTLNQVYIDQTNVDDDLVEAIRKPSLDPGAFQVFRSVFDSRGPQGQPLDELFIELKAPLLLLWGSRDPWMNAAGKRASFLRHAPTDTTEVVLDAGHCPHDEVPEQVNNALLDWLNNH, encoded by the coding sequence ATGTCTGCTCAAGTTGCCGCATCTAATTCTCCTTGGAGTTATCGAGGGCATGAAGTTCATTGCTTATCTAGCAGTCCGATAGCTCACGGAACGGAAGTTGCTCAGGCTTGTGGTCCTGCCCTCTTGTTGGTACATGGTTTTGGAGCATCAACTCAACATTGGCGCCATAACATTCCAGTTCTTTCGCAGACTCATGAGGTGCATGCCTTAGACCTTTTGGGTTTTGGTAGAAGTGCGAAACCGAGTGAACTTGATTACGGAGGTTCTCTTTGGCGGGAACAAGTAGTTGCATATGTCAAGGAGGTAATCAGAAGGCCCACAGTCATTGTTGGAAATTCTTTAGGTGGTTATGCAGCACTTGCAGCAGGGGCTGACCTCGGAGTTGATGCTGCAGGGGTTGTTTTATTAAATGCTGCTGGATATTTCAGTGATGAGAAAAAACCCCCAAAGACTCTTTTCTCGAAAGCTCGTCAATTTCTAGGAACGGGCTTATTAAAAGATCCATTAGTACAAAGATTGATCTTTGAGAATTTACGAAAGCCTTCCACTATTAGACGCACTCTGAATCAGGTTTATATCGATCAAACTAATGTTGATGATGATTTAGTAGAAGCTATTCGTAAGCCCTCCCTGGATCCAGGCGCTTTTCAAGTTTTTCGAAGTGTTTTCGATTCGAGAGGTCCACAAGGTCAACCTTTAGATGAATTATTTATTGAACTAAAGGCTCCTCTGCTCTTGCTTTGGGGGAGTAGAGACCCTTGGATGAATGCTGCAGGTAAGCGAGCAAGTTTTCTTCGTCATGCACCAACTGACACGACGGAAGTCGTTCTTGATGCAGGACATTGCCCACACGATGAAGTGCCTGAGCAGGTAAACAATGCCTTACTAGATTGGTTGAATAACCATTAA